Proteins encoded in a region of the Anopheles ziemanni chromosome 2, idAnoZiCoDA_A2_x.2, whole genome shotgun sequence genome:
- the LOC131287966 gene encoding pentatricopeptide repeat-containing protein 1, mitochondrial produces the protein MSSLVINTIRRQCLSQFRGLFLQRPSTVLSRGLRVSYAAVTQRNNTIKDDFSLLEATNNPDQFGTLSPQVDEPETLDEGDLREQDFLQNKPSTAQKLSVRQYADLIKDHLKNNRIREALDVIEVRMKQDRVKPVNYHFNLLIGGCARVGYSKKAFQLYNKMKQHGLKVTGGTYTSLFNSCANSPFLGDGLNRANHLREVMLEKGYEPNESNYNAMIKAYGRCGDLKTAFQLVDEMVARRLSIGTDTFNFLLQACISDHEYGFRHALLVWHRMHRMRIRPDRYSFNLLLRCVRDCQLGDLETTEQVIEQILSDSIGSRSQVKLPIAEENEQRTSETSVMPLPAKVDSSSEVVTIRQELSERLRHEGAPDLLSPVPHLGSLVKLGEVRKSEDRLLLLGGSSNMFAEMKRCGVEPDIRTITELLDVIPPTYAAEKQLLATIKQLKIRCDVDFFNILIKKRSMRFDYEGAREVLYMIEAANLEPDIVTYGVLALGCQTQEEAKSLLKMMHDADVRMNIQILGAMLRQGCAKKNFRYVTEILNIVRRERLKPNEQFLGHLEAFSKVCEKQDRDYDAKPRKKGREEFKMEYNRYRMQLDAWREHMGLQGLALDQALGIVREHPWEQFKEPQAEGFEKTKNPKLRHKHKRQHSIRKVDVDAIVDQEEGTKGVGLVH, from the exons ATGTCTTCTTTAGTAATTAATACTATTCGAAGGCAGTGTCTAAGCCAGTTCCGGGGTCTGTTTCTTCAAAGACCGTCCACAGTTTTGTCGAGAGGATTACGAGTGTCATATGCTGCCGTTACGCAAAGGAACAACACAATAAAGGATGATTTCTCCCTTTTGGAAGCTACCAACAATCCGGATCAATTCGGAACATTATCACCCCAGGTGGACGAGCCGGAAACTCTCGATGAAGGTGATCTCCGGGAGCAAGATTTTCTCCAAAACAAACCCTCCACAGCTCAAAAGCTTTCCGTCCGACAGTATGCGGATTTGATAAAGGATCacttaaaaaataatcgcaTACGCGAGGCACTTGATGTGATCGAGGTGCGAATGAAGCAGGATCGAGTGAAACCCGTCAACTACCATTTTAACCTGTTGATTGGTGGTTGCGCCCGTGTAGGGTACAGCAAAAAAGCATTTCAGCTATACAACAAGATGAAACAGCACGGATTGAAGGTGACCGGTGGGACCTACACCTCGCTGTTCAATTCTTGCGCGAATTCACCGTTTCTTGGCGATGGATTAAACCGAGCAAATCACCTGCGGGAGGTTATGCTGGAGAAAGGGTACGAGCCAAACGAGTCGAACTACAATGCTATGATCAAAGCCTACGGGAGATGTGGGGACCTCAAAACGGCCTTCCAGTTGGTCGATGAAATGGTAGCTCGGCGATTATCTATCGGCACGGATACGTTTAACTTTCTGCTGCAAGCGTGTATCAGTGATCATGAGTATGGATTCCGGCATGCTCTACTGGTATGGCATCGGATGCATCGAATGAGAATACGGCCCGATCGCTACTCTTTCAATCTATTGCTACGCTGCGTACGTGATTGTCAGCTGGGAGATTTGGAAACCACGGAGCAAGTGATAGAACAAATTTTGAGCGATAGTATTGGAAGCAGGAGTCAGGTAAAACTTCCGATTGCCGAAGAAAACGAGCAACGAACTTCTGAGACATCTGTGATGCCACTCCCCGCCAAGGTGGACAGCTCGTCGGAAGTGGTCACCATCCGGCAAGAACTTAGCGAACGCCTTCGGCATGAAGGTGCGCCGGATCTTCTATCGCCGGTCCCACATCTAGGAAGCCTGGTTAAGCTTGGCGAGGTACGCAAATCGGAGGACCGGCTGTTGCTTCTCGGTGGTTCATCGAATATGTTTGCAGAAATGAAAAGGTGCGGTGTGGAACCGGATATACGAACCATCACGGAGTTGTTGGATGTTATTCCTCCGACATATGCCGCGGAAAAACAATTGCTTGCAACGATCAAGCAACTAAAGATCCGATGTGACGTGGACTTTTTCAATATCCTAATCAAGAAACGATCAATGCGTTTCGACTATGAGGGTGCTCGG GAAGTACTATATATGATCGAAGCAGCAAATCTCGAACCGGACATCGTCACATACGGTGTGCTTGCACTCGGTTGCCAGACGCAGGAGGAAGCGAAATCGCTGCTAAAAATGATGCACGATGCAGACGTGCGCATGAATATACAAATTCTTGGTGCCATGCTGCGCCAGGGCTGTGCCAAAAAGAACTTCCGCTACGTAACGGAAATTCTCAACATTGTGCGTCGCGAACGGTTGAAACCGAACGAACAGTTTCTTGGCCATCTGGAGGCCTTTTCGAAGGTGTGCGAAAAACAAGACCGTGACTATGACGCGAAACCTCGCAAAAAGGGGCGCGAAGAGTTCAAGATGGAGTACAACCGGTATCGCATGCAGCTGGACGCGTGGCGTGAGCACATGGGATTGCAGGGGTTAGCGTTGGATCAAGCGCTCGGTATCGTGCGCGAGCATCCATGGGAGCAGTTTAAAGAACCACAGGCGGAAGGGTTTGAAAAGACGAAAAATCCAAAACTTCGTCACAAGCACAAAAGGCAGCATTCGATTCGAAAAGTGGATGTTGATGCAATTGTGGACCAGGAGGAAGGCACGAAAGGTGTTGGCTTGGTGCATTGA
- the LOC131293917 gene encoding glycogen-binding subunit 76A, with the protein MTTPGDPSATGPDRPCGITALLPIGMSCRGRAEAFARSLQSRLRNLGSQGSGGDDEEDDGLTATEQQQQHSENTWLAANTDEQTVVTSLQPLRMVANEADSFFDFGLEVESPSSPAEECEYTRLIETATATPTGVPTTSTVEPVDPATQAPESGYVCSSPCSTPQGSAASSNSSSTDCQFYDPDSSDPEQRSVSGGEYFDCTIAPPGPAFPAIPYHRSVGTGRRYDSPSASQTVTDSSGHHTVIADRERIEPLAATSPNNPFSTAVTSHSTANGHIPGYTAASALDSDSCSESLPPSQSTESNHSTFTGMSSNSNSTLQDVTMEPLEEEEQQTAVGATVMDVPDGATYHTPQRIGNGHAIMPIINADTEIELIIHSDGLKYEEDDGEPHGDDTRPPCAVIQIEEVEKILKDCTMTQTAECVANLNDHGRENALDVDEDGRKNDRKSAMSSGDEDEEESKPQRIRRCSSLKTGKTPPGTPGRKKIVRFADVLGLDLTDVRTFMDEVPKVPQSAFEDLTIVQATEPPMPELSLGPKVDRVLVPLFQQPGALPCFLDRVREKQVNLENAAVTDPVSLTITGTVRVRNLDFHKSVYVRYTLDNWRSYSDLQAVYAENSCDGFSDKFSFTLYGNSVQVGQRIEMAVRFHCRGEQFWDNNYDTNYVFQCLPITQPTPMISRPVSVPSVNPLTPEASWSSSFY; encoded by the exons ATGACAACCCCGGGCGATCCGTCAGCAACTGGACCTGACAGACCGTGCGGGATCACCGCACTGCTCCCGATCGGCATGTCGTGCCGGGGCCGTGCCGAGGCCTTCGCTCGGAGTTTGCAGTCGCGCTTGCGAAATCTTGGCTCACAG GGTAGCGGCGGTGACGATGAAGAAGACGATGGACTTACGGCGacggaacagcagcagcagcattcggAAAACACCTGGCTTGCGGCGAATACGGACGAGCAGACGGTTGTAACGAGCCTGCAACCGCTACGGATGGTCGCAAACGAGGCGGATTCATTTTTCGACTTCGGCCTGGAAGTGGAAAGTCCCAGCTCACCGGCGGAGGAATGCGAGTACACGCGACTCATCGAAACGGCCACGGCAACACCGACGGGCGTTCCGACCACGTCCACGGTAGAACCGGTAGATCCAGCAACACAAGCACCCGAATCGGGCTACGTCTGTTCGTCTCCCTGCTCCACACCCCAGGGTTCTGCCGCCAGCAGTAACAGCAGCTCGACCGACTGTCAATTCTACGACCCGGACAGCTCCGATCCGGAACAGCGTTCGGTCAGTGGTGGTGAATATTTCGATTGCACGATAGCACCCCCCGGGCCGGCCTTCCCAGCGATTCCTTACCATCGATCGGTGGGCACGGGTCGACGCTACGACTCACCCTCAGCCTCACAGACAGTGACCGATTCATCTGGCCATCACACGGTGATCGCGGATAGAGAACGAATTGAACCATTAGCAGCTACCTCACCGAACAATCCGTTCAGCACAGCCGTTACTAGCCACAGCACGGCAAACGGACACATACCGGGGTACACGGCAGCGAGCGCGTTGGATAGCGACAGCTGCTCGGAATCGCTGCCACCATCTCAGTCGACGGAATCGAACCACTCCACCTTCACGGGCATGAGCTCGAACTCGAACAGCACATTGCAAGACGTCACGATGGAACCGCTGGAGGAGGAAGAACAACAGACCGCCGTCGGTGCGACGGTGATGGACGTTCCGGACGGTGCAACGTACCATACGCCGCAACGGATCGGAAATGGGCACGCCATTATGCCCATCATCAATGCCGACACAGAAATTGAACTGATCATCCATTCGGATGGATTGAAGTACGAAGAGGATGACGGTGAACCGCACGGTGACGATACGCGTCCACCGTGTGCGGTCATTCAGATTGAGGAAGTGGAGAAGATCCTTAAGGATTGCACCATGACGCAGACGGCGGAGTGTGTGGCTAATCTAAATGATCACGGTAGGGAGAATGCCCTCGATGTCGATGAGGACGGTAGGAAGAACGATCGGAAGTCGGCCATGTCGTCGGGTGACGAGGACGAAGAGGAGAGCAAACCACAGCGCATACGGCGGTGTTCATCGTTGAAGACAGGCAAGACGCCCCCGGGTACGCCAGGTCGCAAAAAGATCGTCCGCTTCGCCGATGTACTCGGGCTCGATCTGACCGACGTGCGGACATTTATGGACGAGGTTCCGAAGGTACCGCAGTCGGCGTTCGAGGACCTAACGATCGTACAGGCTACCGAACCACCGATGCCAGAATTGAGCCTCGGTCCGAAGGTCGACCGTGTGCTGGTACCACTGTTCCAGCAACCGGGTGCCCTACCGTGCTTCCTCGATCGTGTGCGCGAGAAGCAGGTCAATCTGGAGAACGCGGCCGTCACCGATCCGGTCTCGCTTACCATCACCGGTACGGTGCGTGTGCGCAACCTTGACTTCCACAAGTCCGTCTACGTGCGCTACACGCTCGACAACTGGCGCAGCTACTCGGACCTGCAAGCGGTCTACGCGGAGAACTCGTGCGACGGGTTTTCGGACAAGTTCAGCTTCACACTGTACGGCAACTCGGTGCAGGTTGGCCAGCGTATCGAGATGGCGGTACGGTTTCACTGCCGAGGCGAACAGTTCTGGGACAACAACTACGACACCAACTACGTCTTCCAGTGCTTACCGATCACGCAGCCGACACCGATGATCTCGAGGCCGGTTTCAGTGCCGTCCGTCAACCCGCTCACCCCGGAAGCGTCCTGGTCTAGTAGCTTCTACTAG
- the LOC131281930 gene encoding divergent protein kinase domain 1C: MTISNSSRLLAMQGRFKSLTRRFRFSPRRRSYCAITSATLLVLLVLAVIGFAVTRLHFCFDVLVEWKISKICNQYYSNEITGYMCPELCAGDTISEFHCPSTKQTSLNPFNPNRFLARKAQQLVVVKHAVPDDSYEKLSWIDSHRHEEHYPTETEYVGIVRRYIELRYNLQLPFDKLNSLLKLKNKNNHVLFHASMRNSWTLIQNNEYLLSRLYEEKEIFPQVVGTCGDLFITELLETVEFDERRYHFTNHIDLSKWRYHIKVAVLILDYLEEMGQNKFQMCSVLLAGFGISDSRMKYHDLRYISTEVSIDRMLSDGRECSSDAECSFHDCRSRCNTTVHQCTAGLLNNNLQIVCDKIFRGTATEPGILVTEKSPTRLLRILERCARPSSRSDVDAGRSWGASKSLKKQLYNELTSIYEQLASSVYS, translated from the exons ATGAcaatcagcaacagcagccgcCTGCTGGCCATGCAGGGTCGGTTTAAAAGTTTAACCCGAAGGTTTCGTTTTTCACCGAGACGCCGCTCCTATTGTGCCATTACTTCCGCAACCTTGTTGGTGCTCTTGGTGCTCGCTGTGATCGGCTTCGCCGTGACCAGGCTGCACTTTTGCTTCGACGTGTTGGTCGAATGGAAGATTTCAAAAATT TGCAATCAGTATTATAGCAATGAAATTACGGGCTACATGTGTCCAGAACTATGTGCTGGTGATACCATTTCGGAATTTCACTGCCCTTCAACGAAGCAGACCTCGCTGAATCCCTTCAATCCGAATCGATTTTTGGCCCGTAAAGCTCAACAGTTAGTCGTCGTGAAG CATGCGGTTCCGGATGATAGTTACGAAAAACTGTCCTGGATCGATAGCCACCGGCACGAAGAACACTATCCAACGGAGACGGAGTACGTCGGCATCGTGCGCCGATACATCGAACTGCGGTACAACCTACAACTGCCGTTCGACAAGTTGAACAGTTTGCTCAAGCTGAAGAACAAGAACAATCACGTGCTGTTTCACGCCAGCATGCGCAACAGCTGGACGTTGATCCAGAACAACGAGTACCTGCTGAGCCGGCtgtacgaggagaaggagaTCTTCCCGCAGGTGGTCGGCACGTGCGGTGATCTCTTTATTACGGAGCTGCTGGAGACGGTCGAGTTTGACGAACGGCGGTACCATTTCACCAATCACATCGATCTGTCCAAGTGGCGGTACCACATCAAGGTGGCCGTGCTCATACTGGACTATCTCGAGGAGATGGGCCAGAACAAGTTCCAGATGTGCTCGGTGCTGCTAGCGGGCTTCGGCATCAGCGACAGTCGTATGAAATATCACGACCTGCGGTACATAAGCACCGAGGTGTCGATCGATCGGATGCTGTCCGATGGACGCGAGTGCTCTAGTGACGCCGAGTGTAGCTTCCATGATTGCCGTAGTCGCTGCAACACCACCGTCCATCAGTGTACCGCCGGTTTGTTGAATAACAATCTGCAAATTGTGTGTGATAAG ATATTCCGCGGGACCGCCACCGAGCCGGGCATCCTAGTGACGGAGAAAAGTCCAACCCGATTGCTTCGCATCCTGGAGCGTTGCGCACGGCCGAGCAGCAGGTCCGATGTTGACGCCGGCCGATCGTGGGGCGCTTCGAAGAGTCTCAAGAAACAGCTGTACAATGAGCTGACCAGCATCTACGAGCAACTTGCTTCTTCGGTCTACTCCTAA
- the LOC131293916 gene encoding tonsoku-like protein, translating to MGPDERKLVNKKTKYANQDNYLSLAETCQRLGELYKDREEYQRALNEYKLAAKAYEKLNRLMDRGLAFRMIGEMHLMMGQFKEALQNVQAYSRAARNEANQLEIQRANVTLGRVYLHRAESFILEKKTSDAEADLIEAEKAFNIALSICDKLQGTVRKAEFIEMQAGTYLNLGVTLDRRGKTNPAQVHMERAIRLAREADSFELLHTCYNTMALSCSQWEKNNDGEHRGKTLRLLNHGLEVASRLSNRATKMCQTLLLKTDFFLQMGDFQSARQTLKRAYHLKTPVSSDAKQIAQQLKVLVAICRTEDELITLEATNYERRKTLYERMGDGACKLRNFVKAIDYYRRMLECAEALGDANRQLIPCYVSLYQTYTDNQQYDLALEYLWKEYEIIANEPKEAYHTLLQIAKLYERQEKSFFDIEDIYRRARVEAKKLQSIDLERVAVQRAVKMLRKNCMDLMADTLEQEAIAEGIDLSIVEPDSEGLPDMDCLSEVDEDDGENEQNTPNVGDDINLDIDLSENSDVEGEANLGGGIGSGKKLNDSIPDALNASTSAQGRTRKRGMTFAVRRNNKGETQLHQAAIAGNTVLVERLLEQGHPVNVRDHAGWLPLHEACIHGHADIVTTLLDRGAHMNDKGGTSCDGITPLYDACCNGRLEVIEVLLDRGANATQRTDFGDTTLNVLDTWYSKRKARLSLEEIHHYERVRERLVAKFDAVAEQVSPPSVDRRPAKKDFSSGSKITVKQNSYSSDSDTPTDSTAHTTGSSSSKVKSLRSTGSSSASYGSKETVMRLHRNAVSSSDDERSPKRVSINGASDDELDPVGVSEYRSTMLALRKNKITDHRATSLSLAGQKKRLAHMALDEVDADDWLIDDLQQTAKRSRVTPSTLPRSASSSLERKKSSSSFGKNRSSSDLTGVDATPPSYSTDCASALLDADDDDLPFADEPYANDCWQEQESTDSAFNVLMKNSAKSFRRIQNRRGSSETRARRHSLGIAQTSLLDAGFQRIASPCFDEKENLTPPEDRLRTPVKQTTPTPVAPSPHKSPAAQPSMKQTFHVVLDDGKTVDLFFNDQTLFTTRTIGWLQNEIVKRYIMCYGKRPLLKIKQSKDLHAFSESEYLNVLTENRVPGLNTEITVHGMVRGCQHVDFAQFYEEYCQENKKVNDKNLQARLIKLERTGSIILEPDFALTVPSQPLPATDTLSFVFLLVFFQQDWLNHLDLSVNGITDNHMETLARYLPSCKHLRVLRLALNLLTSRSVEMLCYGVKNPLDLESLSGSLTVGGLKGSGLEELDLSSNPLEDDAIAPLFVLCNELSNLRVLRLGSTDIMTIDESNVGNFDISRLETFDVSQNKLHEHSVQYLLNQLSEGHLRDASFHSLAALCTDFKPKLWQTISNTQLGSLRALNLSNCRLTDDEIENTLLPSLGRNCEKLVHLDLSVNVALTKRTFLSVLRQCNGAVFRLEQLHFRHNVQLWVELDTIAPADQLKMIEYNPSVQYPRELLAMLPVGDYTVHQHETLLTVVTNLWRTLWSARTPNLTKHDDGLHITFSVDK from the exons ATGGGGCCCGATGAGCGTA AACTTGTCAACAAAAAGACGAAATATGCAAACCAGGACAATTACCTCTCATTAGCCGAAACCTGCCAAAGATTGGGCGAGTTGTACAAGGACCGTGAGGAGTATCAACGTGCATTAAACGAGTACAAACTGGCGGCCAAGGCGTATGAAAAGCTCAATCGATTGATGGACCGCGGACTGGCGTTTCGAATGATCGGTGAGATGCATCTCATGATGGGTCAGTTCAAGGAAGCGCTTCAAAATGTCCAGGCTTATTCGCGGGCCGCTCGTAACGAGGCCAACCAGCTAGAAATTCAGCGTGCCAATGTTACCCTAGGTCGCGTCTACCTGCACCGAGCGGAGAGCTTTATtttggagaagaaaacatCGGATGCCGAAGCGGACCTGATCGAGGCCGAAAAGGCTTTCAATATAGCACTGTCGATTTGCGACAAATTGCAAGGGACGGTGCGGAAGGCTGAATTTATCGAAATGCAAGCCGGAACGTATTTGAATCTCGGTGTGACGCTTGACCGGCGGGGAAAAACGAATCCAGCTCAGGTGCATATGGAACGTGCAATACGGTTAGCCCGTGAGGCAGATTCATTCGAACTTCTTCATACTTGTTATAATACGATGGCATTATCCTGTTCCCAGTGGGAGAAGAACAATGATGGTGAGCATCGTGGTAAAACTTTACGCTTGTTAAACCATGGCCTTGAGGTGGCTTCACGACTTTCGAATCGTGCAACGAAAATGTGCCAAACGTTGCTATTAAAAACGGATTTCTTTCTGCAAATGGGCGACTTCCAGAGCGCTCGTCAAACTCTTAAAAGAGCatatcatctgaaaacccCAGTCAGTAGCGACGCAAAACAAATCGCACAGCAACTCAAAGTACTCGTTGCCATATGCCGTACGGAGGACGAGCTAATAACCCTTGAAGCAACGAACTACGAGCGTCGTAAAACTCTTTACGAACGCATGGGAGACGGTGCCTGTAAGCTGCGCAATTTTGTCAAAGCGATCGATTACTACCGGCGAATGCTGGAGTGTGCCGAAGCGCTCGGTGACGCTAACCGGCAGCTGATTCCGTGCTACGTAAGCCTCTACCAGACGTACACCGACAACCAACAGTACGATCTTGCCCTCGAGTACCTCTGGAAGGAGTATGAGATCATCGCAAACGAACCGAAAGAAGCCTACCATACACTGCTACAGATTGCGAAGCTGTATGAACGAcaggaaaaatccttttttgACATCGAGGACATTTATCGGAGGGCGCGTGTGGAAGCTAAAAAGCTACAATCGATCGATCTGGAACGAGTTGCGGTGCAACGTGCGGTAAAGATGTTACGAAAGAACTGTATGGATCTGATGGCGGACACTCTCGAACAGGAAGCAATTGCCGAGGGAATCGATCTAAGTATCGTCGAACCAGACAGTGAGGGCTTGCCGGATATGGATTGCCTATCGGAGGTAGACGAGGACGATGGGGAGAACGAACAGAACACACCGAACGTGGGCGATGATATAAACCTCGATATAGATCTATCGGAAAATTCGGACGTTGAAGGAGAAGCAAATTTGGGTGGAGGTATTGGAAGTGGTAAGAAGCTGAACGACAGTATACCGGATGCTTTAAACGCCTCTACTTCAGCACAAGGAAGAACGCGCAAACGTGGCATGACGTTCGCCGTGCGCAGAAACAACAAGGGAGAAACGCAACTCCATCAGGCAGCGATCGCAGGTAATACGGTCCTTGTCGAGAGGCTTCTCGAACAGGGTCACCCGGTAAATGTGCGCGATCACGCCGGATGGCTGCCGCTTCATGAAGCGTGCATCCATGGACATGCCGATATCGTTACCACACTGCTTGATCGTGGGGCACATATGAACGATAAAGGTGGAACGAGCTGCGATGGCATAACACCACTTTATGACGCCTGTTGCAATGGCCGGTTAGAAGTGATCGAGGTGTTACTCGATCGTGGCGCAAATGCAACACAACGGACTGATTTCGGGGACACAACGCTGAATGTTCTAGACACGTGGTACTCGAAACGTAAGGCACGGTTATCACTGGAAGAAATCCATCATTACGAACGAGTTCGGGAGCGATTGGTGGCAAAGTTTGATGCAGTAGCAGAACAAGTATCGCCACCGTCCGTAGATCGTCGACCTGCgaaaaaagatttttcttCCGGTAGTAAAATAACGGTCAAGCAAAATAGTTACTCAAGCGATTCCGATACGCCAACCGATTCCACAGCACACACTACCGGCAGTTCTTCGTCGAAGGTCAAATCACTCCGATCCACTGGATCTAGTTCTGCTAGCTATGGAAGTAAAGAAACGGTCATGCGCTTACACCGAAACGCGGTTTCCAGTAGTGACGACGAAAGATCCCCAAAGCGTGTCTCAATCAATGGAGCTAGTGACGATGAGTTGGACCCGGTTGGCGTTAGCGAATATCGCAGTACGATGTTAGCGCTGCGGAAAAACAAGATCACCGATCATCGAGCGACATCCCTTTCCCTAGCCGGACAGAAGAAACGATTGGCGCACATGGCCTTGGATGAGGTCGATGCCGACGATTGGTTGATCGACGATTTGCAGCAAACCGCAAAAAGAAGTCGTGTTACGCCCTCCACCCTACCCCGTTCGGCTTCGAGTAGTTTGGAAAGGAAGAAATCGTCCTCTTCGTTCGGAAAAAATCGCTCTTCATCGGACCTTACTGGTGTGGACGCAACCCCTCCTTCGTACTCAACTGATTGTGCCTCTGCTTTGCTCGATGCAGACGACGATGATCTGCCGTTTGCAGACGAACCCTACGCTAACGACTGCTGGCAAGAGCAAGAGAGTACTGACAGTGCCTTCAATGTTCTCATGAAAAACTCAGCAAAAAGCTTTCGTCGAATACAAAACCGACGAGGCTCGTCGGAAACCCGTGCACGGCGACATTCGTTAGGCATTGCACAGACATCCCTTCTTGATGCTGGTTTCCAGCGGATAGCAAGCCCATGTTTTGacgagaaagaaaatttgactCCACCTGAAGATCGATTAAGGACGCCAGTTAAGCAGACGACCCCAACACCCGTGGCACCCTCGCCCCATAAATCACCCGCCGCTCAGCCTTCTATGAAGCAAACGTTCCATGTGGTCCTTGATGATGGCAAAACAGTGGATCTTTTCTTCAACGATCAAACACTCTTCACCACCCGCACGATCGGGTGGTTACAAAATGAGATCGTCAAGCGGTACATCAT GTGCTACGGAAAACGACCACTGTTGaagataaaacaatcaaaagatCTCCATGCGTTTTCTGAAAGTGAATATCTCAACGTGTTAACAGAAAACAGAGTACCTGGGTTAAACACGGAAATAACTGTACATGGCATGGTCCGCGGCTGTCAGCATGTAGATTTCGCACAATTTTACGAAGAATACTgtcaggaaaacaaaaaag TGAACGACAAGAATCTTCAAGCAAGGCTGATAAAACTGGAACGTACTGGTTCAATAATTTTGGAACCCGACTTTGCGCTAACGGTACCTTCACAACCACTTCCCGCTACCGATACATTATCGTTCGTTTTCTTGTTGGTATTCTTCCAACAGGACTGGTTGAACCATTTAGATCTGTCGGTGAACGGAATCACCGACAACCACATGGAAACACTGGCTCGATATTTACCATCCTGCAAACATTTGCGTGTGCTGCGACTTGCTTTAAATCTGCTCACTAGCCGAAGTGTTGAGATGCTCTGCTATGGCGTGAAAAATCCGTTGGATTTGGAATCATTGAGTGGTTCTTTGACGGTAGGTGGGTTAAAGGGCAGCGGGCTAGAAGAATTGGATCTTAGCAGTAATCCTCTCGAAGACGATGCTATTGCCCCACTGTTCGTTTTGTGCAATGAGTTATCCAATTTACGTGTCCTTCGTCTCGGGTCAACCGACATAATGACCATAGACGAGAGTAATGTTGGCAACTTCGATATTTCGCGATTGGAAACGTTCGACGTTTCGCAAAACAAACTTCACGAACATTCGGTGCAGTATCTTTTGAATCAGCTGTCCGAGGGCCATTTGCGGGATGCTAGCTTCCATTCGCTCGCTGCACTTTGCACTGATTTCAAACCCAAACTATGGCAAACCATATCCAATACCCAACTGGGAAGCTTGCGGGCTCTCAATCTTAGCAACTGTCGACTGACTGACGATGAGATAGAAAACACACTCCTCCCATCCCTCGGACGGAACTGTGAAAAGCTCGTCCATCTGGATTTATCAGTCAATGTAGCCCTCACAAAGCGTACCTTTCTTTCCGTTCTACGACAGTGCAACGGCGCCGTCTTTCGACTTGAACAATTACACTTCCGGCACAATGTCCAACTGTGGGTCGAGCTGGATACGATCGCACCGGCAGACCAGCTGAAGATGATCGAGTACAATCCGTCCGTTCAATACCCTCGAGAACTTCTGGCCATGCTACCGGTTGGCGATTACACAGTGCACCAACACGAAACATTGCTCACCGTGGTCACTAACCTGTGGCGTACCTTATGGTCCGCAAGAACTCCGAATTTAACTAAGCACGACGACGGTTTACACATAACGTTTAGTGTCGATAAGTAg